The Daphnia pulex isolate KAP4 chromosome 3, ASM2113471v1 genome includes a region encoding these proteins:
- the LOC124190933 gene encoding uncharacterized protein LOC124190933 isoform X2 → MSLLVVCLIFCAAPYMHCFNSPPKKIEIDSSIQKIDSEFPTDGLPPTYEESEMDFTSESDTSSTDKTSIFDSKSAIVEISYSKEPPAPVITPPPSLAQMSSVAIDMEMT, encoded by the exons ATGTCGCTGTTGGTAGTCTGCCTCATATTTTGCGCGGCACCCTACATGCACTGCTTCAATTCTC CTCCTAAAAAAATCGAGATTGATTCTTCTATTCAAAAGATCGATTCGGAATTTCCTACAGATGGAC TCCCTCCGACGTACGAAGAGAGTGAAATGGACTTCACGTCGGAGAGTG ATACGAGTTCAACTGACAAAACCTCGATTTTCGACAGTAAAAGTGCCATAGTGGAAATTTCGTATTCAAAAGAACCGCCAGCTCCAGTGATAACGCCCCCACCGTCCCTTGCGCAAATGTCTAGCGTTGCCATTGATATGGAGATGACGTAA
- the LOC124190933 gene encoding uncharacterized protein LOC124190933 isoform X1, producing MSMSAGGLAAAVCIAVGFSIGLMKTLFPSVYDLIGSSCLVLVGMSLLVVCLIFCAAPYMHCFNSPPKKIEIDSSIQKIDSEFPTDGLPPTYEESEMDFTSESDTSSTDKTSIFDSKSAIVEISYSKEPPAPVITPPPSLAQMSSVAIDMEMT from the exons ATGAGTATGTCGGCTGGTGGTCTGGCCGCTGCCGTTTGCATAGCGGTAGGCTTTTCAATCGGACTCATGAAAACTCTTTTCCCCTCCGTCTACGACTTAATCGGTTCCTCCTGTTTAGTATTGGTGGGCATGTCGCTGTTGGTAGTCTGCCTCATATTTTGCGCGGCACCCTACATGCACTGCTTCAATTCTC CTCCTAAAAAAATCGAGATTGATTCTTCTATTCAAAAGATCGATTCGGAATTTCCTACAGATGGAC TCCCTCCGACGTACGAAGAGAGTGAAATGGACTTCACGTCGGAGAGTG ATACGAGTTCAACTGACAAAACCTCGATTTTCGACAGTAAAAGTGCCATAGTGGAAATTTCGTATTCAAAAGAACCGCCAGCTCCAGTGATAACGCCCCCACCGTCCCTTGCGCAAATGTCTAGCGTTGCCATTGATATGGAGATGACGTAA